A genomic window from Arthrobacter globiformis includes:
- the secY gene encoding preprotein translocase subunit SecY, with product MLSAFGRAFRTPDLRRKLLFTLGIITIFRLGAFIPSPGVSYQNVQQCLSNGQTQGGIYQLVNLFSGGALLQVSIFALGIMPYITASIIVQLLRVVIPRFQQLYEEGASGQSKLTQYTRYLTIALGLLNATTLVSLARSGQLLPGCNLPIIPDQGVITTILIIITLTAGTGLIMWMGELVTEKGVGNGMSLLIFTAIAAGFPTSLGAIWSAQGPGTFFIVLAIGLLTVALVVFVEQSQRRIPVQYAKRMIGRRTVGGTSTYIPIKVNMAGVIPVIFASSMLYLPALISQFNQPKAGESIQPWVEWINNNLTRGDHPIYMALYFAMIVFFTYFYVAITFNPEEVSDNMKKYGGFIPGIRAGKPTADYLQYVLSRITLPGAFYLGFVALIPLVALVLINANQNFPFGGTSILIMVGVGLETVKQIDAQLQQRHYEGLLR from the coding sequence TTGCTAAGCGCATTCGGCCGGGCGTTTCGAACGCCTGATCTGCGACGCAAGTTGTTGTTCACGCTGGGAATCATCACAATCTTCCGCTTGGGAGCGTTTATCCCCTCGCCCGGTGTGAGCTACCAGAATGTCCAGCAATGCTTGTCGAACGGGCAGACCCAGGGCGGGATCTACCAGCTCGTCAATCTTTTCAGCGGCGGTGCATTGCTGCAGGTCTCCATCTTCGCCCTGGGCATCATGCCGTACATCACGGCGAGCATCATTGTGCAGCTGCTGCGCGTGGTCATCCCGCGGTTCCAGCAGCTGTATGAAGAGGGCGCCTCCGGGCAGTCCAAGCTGACGCAGTACACGCGGTACCTGACGATCGCCCTCGGCCTGCTGAACGCCACGACGCTGGTGTCGCTGGCGCGGTCAGGCCAGTTGCTGCCCGGCTGCAACCTGCCCATCATCCCGGATCAGGGCGTCATCACCACGATCCTCATCATCATCACGCTGACGGCCGGCACCGGCCTCATCATGTGGATGGGTGAGCTCGTGACCGAGAAGGGCGTCGGCAACGGTATGTCGCTGCTGATCTTCACGGCCATCGCTGCCGGCTTCCCCACCTCGCTGGGCGCCATCTGGTCCGCACAGGGTCCGGGCACGTTCTTCATTGTGCTGGCCATCGGCCTGCTGACGGTTGCCCTGGTGGTCTTCGTGGAGCAGTCCCAGCGCCGCATCCCGGTGCAGTACGCCAAGCGGATGATCGGCCGCCGCACGGTGGGCGGCACCAGCACCTACATTCCCATCAAGGTGAATATGGCCGGCGTCATTCCCGTCATCTTCGCTTCCTCGATGCTCTACCTTCCGGCGTTGATCTCGCAGTTCAACCAGCCGAAGGCAGGGGAGTCGATCCAGCCGTGGGTTGAGTGGATCAACAACAACCTGACCCGCGGAGACCACCCCATCTACATGGCGCTGTACTTCGCCATGATTGTTTTCTTTACCTACTTCTATGTCGCGATCACCTTCAACCCTGAAGAGGTCAGCGACAACATGAAGAAATACGGCGGCTTCATTCCGGGTATCCGTGCCGGCAAGCCGACCGCGGATTACCTGCAGTACGTCCTGTCGCGCATCACGCTGCCCGGAGCCTTCTACCTTGGCTTCGTGGCACTGATACCGCTGGTGGCGCTCGTGCTGATCAACGCAAACCAGAACTTCCCGTTCGGTGGCACCTCGATCCTGATCATGGTGGGCGTTGGCCTGGAAACCGTCAAGCAAATTGACGCGCAGCTACAGCAGCGTCACTACGAAGGGCTATTGCGATGA
- the rplO gene encoding 50S ribosomal protein L15: protein MAEKNTAETAAAEKQSALKVHHLRPAPGAKTAKTRVGRGEGSKGKTAGRGTKGTKARYQVKAGFAGGQLPLHMRLPKLRGFKNPFRVEFQVVNLEKLNELFPEGGTVTVEDLVAKGAVRKNQPVKVLGTGDITVKVDVTAHAFSASATEKIAAAGGSTTAL, encoded by the coding sequence ATGGCAGAGAAGAACACGGCCGAGACCGCAGCTGCTGAGAAGCAGAGCGCTCTGAAGGTTCACCACCTGCGTCCCGCCCCGGGTGCCAAGACCGCCAAGACCCGTGTTGGTCGTGGTGAAGGCTCCAAGGGTAAGACCGCCGGTCGCGGTACAAAGGGTACGAAGGCCCGCTACCAGGTGAAGGCTGGCTTTGCCGGCGGCCAGCTGCCGCTGCACATGCGCCTGCCGAAGCTTCGCGGCTTCAAGAACCCGTTCCGGGTTGAGTTCCAGGTTGTGAACCTGGAGAAGCTCAACGAGCTGTTCCCGGAAGGTGGCACTGTCACCGTGGAGGACCTGGTTGCAAAGGGTGCTGTTCGCAAGAACCAGCCCGTGAAGGTGCTTGGCACCGGCGACATCACCGTCAAGGTTGACGTCACCGCCCACGCCTTCTCAGCCAGTGCCACTGAAAAGATCGCTGCAGCCGGCGGCAGCACCACCGCGCTCTAA
- the rpmD gene encoding 50S ribosomal protein L30, protein MAKNLTPSDAKLEITQIKGVIGAKQNQRDTLRSLGLKRIGHTVVRTADAVTVGMLNTVPHLVNVEEAK, encoded by the coding sequence ATGGCGAAGAACCTGACTCCCTCCGACGCCAAGTTGGAGATCACCCAGATCAAGGGCGTCATTGGCGCCAAGCAGAACCAGCGCGACACCCTGCGGTCCCTCGGCCTGAAGCGGATCGGACACACCGTTGTCCGCACCGCCGACGCCGTGACCGTTGGAATGCTCAACACGGTTCCGCACCTCGTGAATGTTGAGGAGGCGAAGTAA
- the rpsE gene encoding 30S ribosomal protein S5, which produces MTEANKEKDTVSAEEKATEAAAAETTAPATEDRRGGARRGERGDRGQGRGDRGGRGGRDGGREAEKNQYIERVVTINRVSKVVKGGRRFSFTALVVVGDGNGLVGVGYGKAKEVPAAIAKGVEEAKKSFFRVPRVGNSIPHRVQGEAAAGVVMLRPASAGTGVIAGGPVRAVLECVGIHDILSKSLGSSNAINIVHATVDALKRLEEPAAVAARRGLPLDEVAPAALVKALMSQKAGV; this is translated from the coding sequence GTGACCGAAGCAAACAAGGAAAAGGACACTGTGTCTGCAGAAGAGAAGGCGACCGAAGCCGCAGCTGCTGAGACCACTGCCCCCGCCACCGAGGACCGCCGTGGTGGCGCCCGTCGCGGCGAGCGTGGAGACCGTGGCCAGGGCCGCGGCGACCGCGGTGGCCGTGGCGGCCGCGATGGCGGACGTGAAGCCGAGAAGAACCAGTACATCGAGCGCGTAGTCACCATCAACCGCGTTTCCAAGGTCGTCAAGGGTGGTCGTCGCTTCAGCTTCACCGCACTCGTCGTCGTTGGTGACGGCAACGGTCTGGTCGGCGTCGGTTACGGCAAGGCCAAGGAAGTTCCCGCTGCTATCGCCAAGGGCGTTGAAGAGGCCAAGAAGTCCTTCTTCCGCGTTCCCCGCGTTGGCAACTCCATCCCTCACCGCGTTCAGGGTGAAGCCGCTGCAGGCGTCGTAATGCTGCGTCCGGCTTCCGCCGGTACCGGTGTTATCGCCGGCGGTCCGGTCCGCGCAGTACTGGAGTGCGTGGGCATCCACGACATCCTCTCCAAGTCGCTCGGTTCCTCCAACGCCATCAACATCGTTCACGCGACCGTTGATGCCCTGAAGCGCCTCGAAGAGCCGGCAGCCGTGGCAGCACGCCGTGGCCTGCCGCTGGACGAGGTCGCCCCGGCGGCACTGGTGAAGGCTCTGATGAGCCAGAAGGCAGGTGTCTAA
- the rplR gene encoding 50S ribosomal protein L18, giving the protein MAIAINKKRTNKSKSASRSRRQLRIRKRISGTAVRPRLVVNRSARHVFVQVVDDTIGQTVASASTLEADLRAFDGDKTAKAKRVGELVAERAKAAGVEAVVFDRGGNKYHGRIAAVADGAREGGLSL; this is encoded by the coding sequence ATGGCCATCGCCATTAACAAGAAGCGTACGAACAAGAGCAAGTCTGCTTCGCGCAGCCGCCGCCAGCTTCGTATCCGCAAGCGCATCTCCGGAACGGCTGTACGTCCTCGCCTGGTCGTCAACCGCTCCGCACGCCACGTATTTGTCCAGGTTGTCGATGACACCATTGGCCAGACCGTAGCGAGCGCGTCCACTCTGGAAGCTGACCTTCGTGCATTCGACGGTGACAAGACCGCCAAGGCCAAGCGCGTTGGCGAGCTCGTTGCCGAGCGTGCCAAGGCTGCCGGCGTCGAAGCTGTCGTGTTCGACCGTGGTGGTAACAAGTACCACGGCCGGATCGCTGCCGTCGCTGACGGTGCACGCGAAGGTGGGCTGTCACTGTGA
- the rplF gene encoding 50S ribosomal protein L6, with amino-acid sequence MSRIGRLPITVPAGVEVKVDGSVVSVKGSKGELSHTVASPIEVALEDSTLTVTRPNDERASRSLHGLTRTLIANMIQGVTAGYEKKLEIVGTGYRVQAKGSDLEFALGYSHPVSVSAPAGITFAVEGPTKLSVSGINKQQVGEVAANIRKLRKPDPYKGKGIRYAGEVIRRKVGKAGK; translated from the coding sequence ATGTCACGTATTGGACGTCTCCCCATCACCGTTCCTGCCGGCGTTGAGGTCAAGGTTGACGGCTCTGTCGTCAGCGTCAAGGGTTCCAAGGGCGAGCTGAGCCACACTGTGGCCAGCCCGATCGAGGTTGCGCTGGAAGACAGCACCCTGACCGTCACCCGCCCGAACGACGAGCGCGCCTCCCGTTCGCTCCACGGCCTGACCCGCACCCTGATCGCCAACATGATCCAGGGCGTCACCGCAGGCTACGAGAAGAAGCTTGAAATCGTCGGTACCGGTTACCGCGTTCAGGCCAAGGGATCTGACCTTGAGTTCGCTCTCGGCTACAGCCACCCGGTCAGCGTTTCCGCTCCGGCCGGCATCACCTTTGCAGTAGAGGGGCCGACCAAGCTCTCTGTCTCAGGCATCAACAAGCAGCAGGTCGGCGAGGTTGCTGCCAACATTCGCAAGCTGCGTAAGCCTGACCCGTACAAGGGCAAGGGCATCCGCTACGCTGGCGAAGTCATCCGCCGCAAGGTCGGAAAGGCTGGTAAGTAA
- the rpsH gene encoding 30S ribosomal protein S8, producing the protein MTMTDPVADMLTRLRNANSAYHDSVSMPYSKLKARVADILKAEGFIAGWKEEDAEVGKKLTIDLKFGPNRERSIAGVRRISKPGLRVYAKSTNLPHVLGGLGIAILSTSSGLLTDKQAGKKGVGGEVLAYVW; encoded by the coding sequence ATGACAATGACAGATCCTGTCGCAGATATGCTTACGCGCCTGCGTAACGCAAACTCGGCATACCACGACTCCGTGTCTATGCCTTACAGCAAGCTCAAGGCCCGCGTTGCGGACATCCTGAAGGCCGAAGGTTTCATCGCCGGCTGGAAGGAAGAGGACGCTGAGGTCGGCAAGAAGCTGACCATCGACCTCAAGTTCGGTCCGAACCGCGAGCGTTCAATCGCTGGTGTCCGTCGCATCTCCAAGCCGGGTCTCCGCGTTTACGCGAAGTCCACCAACCTGCCGCACGTGCTGGGTGGCCTGGGTATCGCAATTCTGTCCACCTCTTCCGGCCTCCTGACTGACAAGCAGGCCGGCAAGAAGGGCGTGGGCGGCGAAGTCCTCGCTTACGTCTGGTAA
- the rplE gene encoding 50S ribosomal protein L5: MTETLETPATKIVPRLKTKYADSIKSALLEEFKYENVNQVPRLVKVVVNMGVGDAAKDSKLIDGAVRDLTLITGQKPQVTKARKSIAQFKLREGMPIGAHATLRGDRMWEFVDRLVTLALPRIRDFRGLSGKQFDGNGNYTFGLTEQVMFHEIDQDSIDRTRGMDITVVTTAKTDDEGRALLKALGFPFKTEA; the protein is encoded by the coding sequence ATGACTGAGACTCTCGAGACTCCGGCAACGAAGATCGTTCCTCGTCTGAAGACCAAGTACGCCGATTCCATCAAGAGCGCGCTTCTTGAGGAATTCAAGTACGAGAACGTGAACCAGGTTCCCCGTCTGGTCAAGGTTGTAGTGAACATGGGTGTTGGAGATGCCGCTAAGGACTCCAAGCTGATCGACGGCGCTGTCCGCGACCTCACCCTGATCACCGGCCAGAAGCCGCAGGTCACCAAGGCCCGCAAGTCGATCGCCCAGTTCAAGCTGCGCGAAGGCATGCCCATTGGTGCACACGCAACCCTGCGTGGCGACCGCATGTGGGAATTCGTGGACCGTCTGGTCACGCTGGCTCTGCCCCGTATCCGCGACTTCCGCGGCCTGAGCGGCAAGCAGTTTGATGGCAACGGCAACTACACCTTCGGTCTGACCGAGCAGGTTATGTTCCACGAGATCGACCAGGACTCCATCGACCGCACCCGCGGTATGGACATCACGGTTGTGACCACCGCCAAGACCGACGACGAAGGCCGCGCGCTGCTCAAGGCGCTTGGTTTCCCGTTCAAAACCGAAGCTTAA
- the rplX gene encoding 50S ribosomal protein L24 — MAKIKKGDLVQVITGAKAERGGDRGKQGKVLRVFPDTNRVLVEGINRVTKHTKVGQSQRGTKTGGIEVVEAPIHVSNVALVDPSTKKPTRVGFRLDTVEKDGVKKTVRIRVAKSSGKDI, encoded by the coding sequence ATGGCTAAGATCAAGAAGGGTGACCTGGTTCAGGTCATCACTGGCGCCAAGGCTGAGCGCGGCGGCGACCGTGGCAAGCAGGGCAAGGTTCTGCGCGTGTTCCCGGACACCAACCGCGTGCTGGTTGAGGGTATCAACCGCGTAACCAAGCACACCAAGGTCGGCCAGTCGCAGCGCGGCACCAAGACCGGCGGCATCGAGGTTGTCGAGGCTCCGATCCACGTTTCCAACGTGGCTCTCGTTGACCCGTCCACCAAGAAGCCGACCCGCGTTGGTTTCCGCCTCGACACCGTAGAGAAGGACGGCGTCAAGAAGACCGTCCGCATCCGCGTGGCCAAGAGCTCCGGGAAGGACATCTAA
- the rplN gene encoding 50S ribosomal protein L14, whose amino-acid sequence MIQQESRLKVADNTGAKEILTIRVLGGSGRRYAGIGDVIVATVKDAIPGGNVKKGDVVKAVIVRTKKERRRADGSYIKFDENAAVILKNDGDPRGTRIFGPVGRELRDKKFMKIVSLAPEVL is encoded by the coding sequence GTGATTCAGCAGGAGTCGCGACTCAAGGTCGCCGACAACACGGGTGCTAAGGAAATCCTTACCATTCGCGTTCTCGGTGGATCTGGCCGTCGCTACGCAGGCATTGGCGACGTAATCGTCGCAACCGTCAAGGATGCAATTCCGGGCGGCAACGTAAAGAAGGGCGACGTCGTCAAGGCTGTCATCGTCCGTACCAAGAAGGAACGCCGCCGTGCGGATGGTTCCTACATCAAGTTTGACGAGAACGCAGCCGTCATCCTGAAGAACGACGGTGACCCCCGCGGTACCCGTATCTTCGGACCGGTTGGTCGTGAACTCCGTGACAAGAAGTTCATGAAGATCGTTTCTCTGGCTCCGGAGGTGCTCTAG
- the rpsQ gene encoding 30S ribosomal protein S17 encodes MSEKDENVTETATAATAEQRGYRKTRRGYVVSDKMDKTIVVQVEDRVKHALYGKVIRRTSKVKAHDEQNTAGIGDLVVIAETRPLSATKNWRLVEILEKAK; translated from the coding sequence GTGAGTGAAAAGGACGAGAACGTGACGGAAACTGCTACGGCAGCTACGGCTGAGCAGCGCGGTTACCGTAAGACGCGTCGCGGCTACGTGGTCTCTGACAAGATGGACAAGACCATCGTTGTTCAGGTTGAAGACCGCGTGAAGCACGCCCTGTACGGCAAGGTCATCCGCCGCACCTCCAAGGTCAAGGCACACGACGAGCAGAACACCGCCGGCATCGGCGACCTGGTTGTCATCGCCGAGACCCGGCCCCTGTCCGCCACCAAGAACTGGCGGCTCGTGGAAATCCTCGAAAAGGCCAAGTAA
- the rpmC gene encoding 50S ribosomal protein L29 yields the protein MAVGSKDLAPAQLDGFDNERLVEELRKSKEELFNLRFQSATGQLENHGRLRAVKKDIARIYTVLRERELGIRAEVAAPVVEAKEEKKSKKSAAKKAEKPAEAETEEDAK from the coding sequence ATGGCAGTAGGGTCGAAGGATCTCGCACCCGCACAGCTGGACGGTTTCGACAACGAGCGTCTCGTTGAAGAACTCCGCAAGTCCAAGGAAGAGCTGTTCAACCTGCGTTTCCAGTCCGCCACCGGACAGCTGGAGAACCACGGTCGTCTGCGCGCGGTAAAGAAGGACATCGCACGCATCTACACCGTTCTCCGTGAGCGCGAGCTGGGCATTCGTGCCGAGGTTGCCGCACCGGTTGTGGAAGCCAAGGAAGAAAAGAAGTCCAAGAAGTCTGCAGCTAAGAAGGCTGAAAAGCCGGCCGAGGCTGAGACCGAGGAGGACGCCAAGTGA
- the rplP gene encoding 50S ribosomal protein L16, whose translation MLIPRRVKHRKQHHPGRSGAATGGTKVSFGEYGIQALSPAYVTNRQIESARIAMTRHIKRGGKVWINIYPDRPLTKKPAETRMGSGKGSPEWWVANVKPGRVLFELSGVNEEVAREALRLAIHKLPLKARIVRREGGE comes from the coding sequence ATGCTTATCCCACGTCGAGTCAAGCACCGTAAGCAGCACCACCCGGGTCGTTCCGGCGCTGCTACGGGCGGTACCAAGGTCTCCTTCGGTGAGTACGGCATCCAGGCCCTGAGCCCGGCATACGTCACGAACCGTCAGATCGAATCTGCCCGTATCGCGATGACCCGCCACATCAAGCGTGGCGGTAAGGTCTGGATCAACATCTACCCGGACCGTCCGCTGACCAAGAAGCCTGCCGAAACCCGCATGGGTTCCGGTAAGGGTTCGCCGGAGTGGTGGGTCGCCAACGTCAAGCCGGGCCGGGTTCTCTTCGAACTCTCCGGTGTCAATGAAGAGGTAGCTCGCGAGGCCCTGCGCCTGGCAATCCACAAGCTGCCGTTGAAGGCACGCATTGTGCGTCGCGAAGGTGGTGAGTAG